ATTCCGAGGTGCAGTCTCAAGGAGCAAAGCTTTCTAATTTCCATGTACTAAACTCCCATGTCTACGAGGTCGTCGTTTCCCAGCCAAAAGATGCCACACTCAAGATTGCCAAAGGTGGTCTGATTCACCTTGCTGAATTCCAAGTGAAGCCAGAAAACCAGATGCATCTAGTGGAGTTGGAGCGGGAATATGTAGGGGTAGGGTTGCAAAATTCAGGACTAATATCTGCTAATTTCCATCGTTCGCTTGATGGTGTCCACAATGTGAACTACGGGCAGTAGCGCAGCTTTGCAGATTTTGAAGAACTACTGAAAGATCCAAAGTACGCAGCCTTGAATGAGTATTGGCGAGGTCTGGCGGAAAACGAGTTTCATCTCTATGAGGTAATCTTCACTGAGCCTGCTGATTAATCGATGTTTGTAGTACAGCCAATCTAGTGATGGAGATTAAGCCAGTGAATGCACAGATCAATCTTTTCTCACCTGTCAAGCTGGGTTCCTACAAGCTGCCAAATCGTGATTCTGAAAACCCCCTGAAGTAGGTATGGTGAGCAGTGCCAGCCCTAAATAATGCCGATCGCATTAAACTTCATCAGGGTTAACCCCCATCTGACGTAACCGCTCTGCTAATCGCTCAGCTCGTTCTTCGCTAGTCAACAATAGATTTCCTTGACTATCCCACCAGCGCAACCAAGGCAGTTCCATATTTTCATATTGCCCTTGCCATATACCCAACTCAACACCGATTGGAGGAATCGGATAGTGACCCCGTTCATTTGCACTTACTTGCTCATAGCGACCATCTACCAGGTGATATACTTCCACCTGAGCTTTGTTGACTTCATAAATTCCATAAAAGGGGATGCGAATTGCCTGCTCATACACCCAGAACTTACCACTAATAGGTGTATTGTCTCGTTCCTCCGACCCATTACCAGAGACAAATTCTAGTGCAATCAGGGGTGCAACATATTCCTGCCACAAAACATAAGAACGCCGCACTTGACCATTTAGCAACGGCGGTACCTTAGGGACATAAAACCAATCCGGTGCTTCAGCACCTTTTTCAGGGGGTTCAGTTAAACGCCAGTAGATACCACAATCTTGCCCAATGCAATATTGGTTATCAGGATGGAGTTTTTGCAATGTAGGTCTAATAGAATCACTTAGAAGACTACTCTGAGGACGTTCTTGAAAGTTTTTCACAAATGTGCCGTCAGACTCTGGTAGCTGAGTATGATCTGGAAGAGAAGTAATGGTTGATTCAGGGAGTGGGGCAAGAGACATGGCGACCACCGAGAAATCTATTTTTGCCAGTAGTTGATATAAACAAAGCAACTTTATGCAATCAAAAGCCGATCATCAACAGAAAAATCAATAGTTTATTTTATGCAGGTGTAGGTTTTGCGATCGCTACACTAATTGTATTTAGATACTGCACTTGTATGTAGTATGGAAGTAGTTTAATAATACATAATTGTTGCGTTTACTTAGCTAGATTCTCTTAAAAAAGAGATATCACTCTAATCATTTGGAGTAGCGATGAAGGTTCGAGCCTCATACACAAGACTGCTAGTGTCTGACTTGGAAGCTAGCTTTCTGTTCTACCGGGATGTGATGGAATTCAAGCTAACTGTTGAGGATATGCCAGATGGTTATGCTGAGTTTGAAGTCGGAGAGATGAAGCTGTCTTTATTTAGGCGGCAAGAAATGGCAGAAATGATTGGCAACGAACACAAGCCTCTCAATGCAGAATGCCAAGATAAAGTTGCATTGATCCTGACAGTGGCTGACTTAGACGAGGCGTATCACCAACTCAGGCAAAAGGGTGTCAAATTTACTACGGAACCGATGAACAATCCCTACTATGGGATAAAAACAGCTTATCTGCGAGATCCTGACGAAAATCTGATTGGGCTATTCCAGCCCTTGGTCTAATACATCACTTTATATTATGTCCTGTGGACGTTGTGGCAAGACTTATGGCTAAACCCGTAATCATGACTGTTGACGACGATCCTGAAGTTCTGCAAGCAGTCGCAAGGGATCTGCGGCGAGCATACGGCGATCGCTTTCGAGTGATCCGTGCAGACTCAGGAACCTCTGCGCTTGAAGTTGTCCAACAACTCAAGCTACGCAACGAACCAGTGGCGTTGTTTTTAGTAGATCAACGAATGCCCCAAATGAGCGGCGTAGAGTTTCTGGAAAAGGAGATGGAACTGTTTCCCGAAGCAAAGCGAGCATTGCTCACAGCTTATGCAGATACCGATGCAGCGATCCGTGCCATTAACACAGCAAAGATTGATTACTACTTGATGAAGCCGTGGGACCCTCCTGAAGAACGGTTGTATCCGGTGCTGGACGATCTGCTTGATGACTGGCAAGCCGGTTTCCATCCTCTGTTTGAAGGGATTCGCGTCATTGGCAACCGCTGGTCTCCCCACTCCCATCAAGTTAAAGATTTCCTCGCACGCAATCAAGTGCCATACCAATGGCTGGATATCGAGTTAGAGGAGGAAGCTCAACGCCTGGTAACCTGTGCTGAAGCTAAGAATGCTAATAAGGCACACCTGCCTTTGGTGTTGTTTCCTGATGGTTCGCGTCTGAGTCAGCCATCTAATCTCCAAATTGCCGAGAAGATTGGGCTAAGAACTCAGGCTGAACGTCCGTTTTACGATCTACTGATTGTGGGGGGTGGTCCTGCGGGCTTAGCAGCAGCCGTCTATGGGGCATCGGAAGGACTCAGCACGGTGATGATTGAACGAGAAGCGCCAGGGGGACAGGCAGGGTCGAGTTCCCGGATTGAGAACTACTTGGGCTTCCCCTCTGGACTAAGTGGTGCAGATCTGGCTCGTCGCGCTGTAACCCAGGCTAGACGCTTCGGCGTGGAGATCCTAACGCCCCAAGAGGCGACCAGCGTTCGCGTAGATGACCCCTATCGGATTGTCACCCTAGGGGACGGCAGCGAGATCAGCTGCCACGCGCTACTAGTTGCCACTGGTGTCTCGTATCGCCGGCTGAATGTACCGGGTATGGAAAAACTGACGGGTGCTGGAGTCTATTACGGTGCAGCAATGACTGAAGCGCTCTCCTGCCGAGATGAAGATGTTTACATTATCGGTGGGGCAAACTCAGCGGGACAGGCAGCAATGTACTTTTCCAAGTTTGCCCGCAACGTGATTATGCTAGTACGCAGTGACTCTTTGACTAAAGGGATGTCTCAATACCTGATTGACCAAATTGAGGCAATGGAGAACATCACGGTGCGGGTGAACACTAGTGTCGTTGAGGCAAAAGGCACGACTAGCCTAGAGGCAATTACGATCGCCGATAGCAAAACTGGCGAGAAGGAAACGGTTACTGCCACTTCATTGTTCATCTTTATTGGAGCAATGCCACAGACCGATTGGTTAGATGGTTTGGTCGAGCGCGATGAACGGGGCTTTATTCTATCTGGACCGGATCTGATCCATGATAGCAAACGACCAAGGGGTTGGACACTAGAGCGCAGCCCCTTTTTGTTAGAAACGAATGTTCCTGGCATCTTCGTTGCTGGAGATGTACGACATCGGTCAGTGAAGCGCGTTGCTTCTGGAGTGGGCGAAGGCTCAATCGCCGTTCAATTCATCCATCAGTACCTCAGCAAGGTGTGATTATGGTGCACGACTCCAACCAAACGGTACTTTTTCCCAAGTTGACAGATGAGGAATTGCAGCGGATATCCAAACACGGTCGTGAGATCCAGCTCAATGATGGGGAGATCATCTTCAAGGAAGACGATCCAACGTACCATTTCTACGTGGTACTGGAAGGTCAAATCCGTATTACAAAGCAGGTGGGTGCAGAAGAGCAGTTGATAACCGTCCATCAGGCTGGTGAGTTCACTGGAGAAATCTCGCTGCTGACGGGTAGACCGGCGATCGCCACTGGACGTGCCGTTGGTTCCAGTCGGGTTTTGGAAATTACGCATTCCGCCTTCAAGGATATGATGGCGGAATGCTCGCAGGGGGCACAGGTCATCCTTGCTGCGATGGTGGGGCGAGCGCAGGATGTGGAAGTGCAAATGCGACAGCAGGAGAAGCTAGCTGCCCTCGGTAAATTATCCGCTGGTCTGGCTCATGAACTGAATAATCCAGCTGCTGCCGGAGGTAGGAGTGCCAAACAGTTACGAGAAGCGATCGCCAACGTGCAATCCCGGACACTGAAGCTTTGCGAGCTGAATTTATCCCAGGAGCAGCGGCAGTTGCTGAATCAGTTGCAGCAAGAGGCTATAACCCATACTGCGCCCCCACTCGATCCATTGACCCAAAGCGATCGCGAAGATGCCCTGACAGATTGGCTGGAGGAGCAGGGAATTAATAATGGTTGGCAGTTAGCACCAACCCTCGTATCAGCGGGTGTGGATGAGGAACGGTTAGAGGCGATCGCCCAGCAGATACCCACAGACACACTTGAGGAAGCCTTGACTTGGTTGGAAGCAAGTCTAACTGTTGCCGGGCTAGTGAATGAAGTTGAGCAGAGTACGGCCCGGATATCGGAACTGGTGAAGGCGGTCAAAGCTTACTCTTACATGGATCAAGCGGCATTCCAGGAGATCGATGTTCACCAAGGCCTGGAGAATACGCTCACTATTCTCAAAAACAAGCTCAAGCACGGCATTACCGTAAAGCGCGAATATGACCCGAGTGTATCGCGCATCTGCGCCTACGGCAGTGAACTTAACCAGGTATGGACGAACCTGATTGATAATGCGATCGACGCGATGCAGGGACAAGGAGAACTTAAAATCCGTACCGCACACGAGCAAGACAATGTGCTGGTTGAGATTGCTGATAATGGTCCAGGTATACCCTTAGCAATTCAGTCGCGCATTTTCGAGCCTTTTTTCACAACTAAAGGAGTTGGGGAGGGGACGGGTTTAGGGTTGGATATCACCCGTCGGATTGTAGTGCAAAGGCATCACGGAGACATCCGCTTTAATTCGAGGGAAGGAGATACTCGTTTTCAAGTGCGCTTGCCGCTCAAGAAATTCGAGTGAGTGTGCCAACTTATATCATGTCCGGTTGAATAGCCATAGTTAAGGCAGACGCGGTGACGCGGAGATCCTTTTATTATAATATCAAATCCGGTTGATTGCCCATGATTTGGCAGCCCTCACCCCGCCTCCGGCACTCCTCTCCCAAGCTTGGGAGAGGGGCAAGGGGTGAGGGCGAGATTTTACAGTCATTTAAGCGGATTTGATATAAGCAATTAGACGGACTTGATATTAATCAATTTCCCCCGCGATCGCACCAGCGTAACCAGTAGCCTGGTACATCTTCAAAGACACCTAGCCCAATTCCTAATTGCTGATGGCTCGCTGTTGTTGACGCTCCTGTATCCGCTCTATGCTGGCAGTGGGGATGGAGGCAATCAGCGATCGCGTGTATTCCTCTTTTGGTTGACGGTAGATGCTCTCAGCTGAACCTTGTTCCACAATT
This window of the Chroococcidiopsis sp. CCMEE 29 genome carries:
- a CDS encoding response regulator; amino-acid sequence: MAKPVIMTVDDDPEVLQAVARDLRRAYGDRFRVIRADSGTSALEVVQQLKLRNEPVALFLVDQRMPQMSGVEFLEKEMELFPEAKRALLTAYADTDAAIRAINTAKIDYYLMKPWDPPEERLYPVLDDLLDDWQAGFHPLFEGIRVIGNRWSPHSHQVKDFLARNQVPYQWLDIELEEEAQRLVTCAEAKNANKAHLPLVLFPDGSRLSQPSNLQIAEKIGLRTQAERPFYDLLIVGGGPAGLAAAVYGASEGLSTVMIEREAPGGQAGSSSRIENYLGFPSGLSGADLARRAVTQARRFGVEILTPQEATSVRVDDPYRIVTLGDGSEISCHALLVATGVSYRRLNVPGMEKLTGAGVYYGAAMTEALSCRDEDVYIIGGANSAGQAAMYFSKFARNVIMLVRSDSLTKGMSQYLIDQIEAMENITVRVNTSVVEAKGTTSLEAITIADSKTGEKETVTATSLFIFIGAMPQTDWLDGLVERDERGFILSGPDLIHDSKRPRGWTLERSPFLLETNVPGIFVAGDVRHRSVKRVASGVGEGSIAVQFIHQYLSKV
- a CDS encoding Uma2 family endonuclease — encoded protein: MSLAPLPESTITSLPDHTQLPESDGTFVKNFQERPQSSLLSDSIRPTLQKLHPDNQYCIGQDCGIYWRLTEPPEKGAEAPDWFYVPKVPPLLNGQVRRSYVLWQEYVAPLIALEFVSGNGSEERDNTPISGKFWVYEQAIRIPFYGIYEVNKAQVEVYHLVDGRYEQVSANERGHYPIPPIGVELGIWQGQYENMELPWLRWWDSQGNLLLTSEERAERLAERLRQMGVNPDEV
- a CDS encoding VOC family protein produces the protein MKVRASYTRLLVSDLEASFLFYRDVMEFKLTVEDMPDGYAEFEVGEMKLSLFRRQEMAEMIGNEHKPLNAECQDKVALILTVADLDEAYHQLRQKGVKFTTEPMNNPYYGIKTAYLRDPDENLIGLFQPLV
- a CDS encoding antibiotic biosynthesis monooxygenase family protein → MPTIAKNNDVITVIIIFAVEPERQQELVDTIVEFLESAVKYQPGFVSASIHKSLDGLRVMTYAQWKTQEDYKAFISNSEVQSQGAKLSNFHVLNSHVYEVVVSQPKDATLKIAKGGLIHLAEFQVKPENQMHLVELEREYVGVGLQNSGLISANFHRSLDGVHNVNYGQ
- a CDS encoding ATP-binding protein produces the protein MVHDSNQTVLFPKLTDEELQRISKHGREIQLNDGEIIFKEDDPTYHFYVVLEGQIRITKQVGAEEQLITVHQAGEFTGEISLLTGRPAIATGRAVGSSRVLEITHSAFKDMMAECSQGAQVILAAMVGRAQDVEVQMRQQEKLAALGKLSAGLAHELNNPAAAGGRSAKQLREAIANVQSRTLKLCELNLSQEQRQLLNQLQQEAITHTAPPLDPLTQSDREDALTDWLEEQGINNGWQLAPTLVSAGVDEERLEAIAQQIPTDTLEEALTWLEASLTVAGLVNEVEQSTARISELVKAVKAYSYMDQAAFQEIDVHQGLENTLTILKNKLKHGITVKREYDPSVSRICAYGSELNQVWTNLIDNAIDAMQGQGELKIRTAHEQDNVLVEIADNGPGIPLAIQSRIFEPFFTTKGVGEGTGLGLDITRRIVVQRHHGDIRFNSREGDTRFQVRLPLKKFE